A single genomic interval of Amycolatopsis albispora harbors:
- a CDS encoding DUF6480 family protein produces the protein MTATPPDPEPDATPGLEPGGGVPPGATPPESGQTSGLSHPQPIPSKGVPIVTIVLAALGTLLVAALLFALAAGWFSV, from the coding sequence ATGACCGCGACACCACCCGATCCCGAACCCGATGCCACCCCCGGCCTCGAACCCGGTGGCGGGGTGCCGCCCGGTGCCACGCCGCCCGAATCGGGGCAGACCTCGGGCCTGTCCCACCCGCAGCCCATCCCGTCGAAGGGCGTGCCGATCGTCACCATCGTGCTGGCCGCGCTCGGCACGCTGCTGGTCGCCGCGCTGCTGTTCGCGCTGGCGGCGGGGTGGTTCAGCGTCTAG
- a CDS encoding CHAT domain-containing protein: MPVIEQGPIELLRRVRELHQSGVDASCVQRQHEATRLLRRGIRLLDSMHPVPPAHHDDWLRLRIRLLTTLAFSEAEVVGLAEGLARLDDVRTAIERFHDPAVRAELTAPVNHNRGLLLMGGGRNEDSIALFDAALAYREEQLAATPEPVPAPMVESLLNTLATRGLAYTRLGRVKRAREDLTRGIKLAEKHELRVSVAEVRRHLGALERRIGNVPAALRCFDESERTYRALEMEVPTQLRRERVEALLAAGLSDEAGEHLDEILPRLRQGRDNTRELADAELFRAEAALMSGDLDLARGLAESARQRMRRWGCQTCVANATIIGLRADTADALRTGEIPAALPARALRHARSMSAPRLAEQATVAKMLTVRVEIRRGNLRRASTLLAEVPRPGQLTPIDHRMLRRLCRAELAVARQDRRAALAEIRAGLAELDRVRDRMGGLELVSGTALHGRELGELAVRLVLGGEDPRRLFDWLERTRAQTYRYEPLPQAEDPELAECVAEIRGLTQSIQQALHDGHPTAAAKARRAELLREAHRMGWHAGNWGKPRPVAKMDEVAARLGNRALVSFAASADELVAVVVLDGGASIVRLGSAERAAESARMLNVDLNAMAPDHTPAPLAEVIMTSARRQAERLDEQLVRPLLAVTGERDLVIVPTGGLYAVPWGVLPSLHYRPTVVAPSATAWLSAELAGAGRARKVVLVRGPGLPAARAEIDKLATHYRTSKQLSGQGATATAVLPAVDGAKLAHIAAHGAHEPENALFSRLELADGAMFAHEMAGLRRPPRQVVLAACELALNRIRPGDEALGFASALLASGSQTVIAPLSKVGDQSSAAAMDDYHRALAGGASPAVALADAIAVDPMRRPFVCLGAG, translated from the coding sequence GTGCCGGTAATCGAGCAGGGTCCGATCGAGCTGCTTCGGCGGGTCCGTGAACTCCACCAGAGCGGCGTGGACGCGTCGTGTGTCCAGCGTCAGCACGAGGCGACCCGCCTGCTGCGCAGAGGCATCCGGCTGCTCGACTCGATGCACCCGGTGCCGCCGGCGCACCACGACGACTGGCTGCGCCTCCGCATCCGGCTGCTGACCACGCTCGCCTTCTCCGAGGCCGAGGTGGTCGGCCTGGCCGAGGGCCTGGCCCGCCTCGACGACGTGCGCACCGCCATCGAGCGGTTCCACGACCCGGCGGTGCGCGCGGAGCTGACCGCGCCGGTCAACCACAACCGCGGCCTGCTGCTGATGGGCGGCGGGCGCAACGAGGACAGCATCGCGCTCTTCGACGCGGCACTGGCCTATCGCGAGGAACAGCTGGCCGCCACCCCGGAACCGGTGCCGGCCCCGATGGTCGAGTCCCTGCTGAACACGCTGGCCACCCGGGGGCTGGCCTACACCCGGCTCGGCCGCGTGAAGCGGGCGCGTGAGGACCTGACCCGCGGGATCAAACTGGCCGAGAAGCACGAGCTGCGGGTGTCGGTCGCCGAGGTCCGCCGCCACCTCGGTGCGCTGGAGCGCCGGATCGGTAACGTGCCCGCCGCACTGCGCTGCTTCGACGAGAGCGAGCGCACCTACCGCGCGCTGGAGATGGAGGTGCCGACCCAGCTCCGCCGGGAGCGGGTCGAGGCCCTGCTGGCGGCCGGGTTGTCCGACGAAGCGGGCGAGCACCTCGACGAGATCCTCCCGCGCCTGCGGCAGGGGCGCGACAACACTCGCGAGCTGGCCGACGCCGAGCTGTTCCGGGCGGAGGCGGCGCTGATGTCCGGTGACCTCGACCTCGCACGCGGGCTCGCCGAGTCGGCGCGGCAGCGGATGCGCCGGTGGGGCTGCCAGACCTGCGTGGCCAACGCGACCATCATCGGCCTGCGCGCGGACACCGCGGATGCCTTGCGCACCGGGGAAATCCCGGCCGCCCTGCCCGCCCGCGCGCTGCGGCACGCCAGGTCGATGTCCGCGCCGAGGCTGGCCGAACAGGCGACCGTGGCCAAGATGCTGACCGTGCGCGTGGAGATCCGGCGCGGCAACCTGCGGCGGGCGAGCACGCTGCTGGCCGAGGTGCCGCGGCCGGGTCAGCTGACCCCGATCGACCACCGCATGCTGCGGCGGCTGTGCCGCGCCGAGCTGGCCGTGGCCAGGCAGGACCGCCGCGCCGCGCTCGCTGAGATCCGCGCCGGGCTGGCCGAGCTGGACCGCGTCCGCGACCGGATGGGCGGGCTGGAGCTGGTCTCCGGCACCGCTCTGCACGGCCGTGAGCTGGGGGAGCTGGCCGTGCGCCTGGTGCTCGGCGGCGAGGACCCGCGGCGGCTGTTCGACTGGCTCGAGCGCACGCGCGCGCAGACCTACCGCTACGAGCCGCTGCCCCAGGCCGAGGACCCCGAACTCGCCGAGTGCGTCGCCGAGATCCGCGGGCTGACGCAGTCGATCCAGCAGGCCCTGCACGACGGCCACCCGACCGCCGCGGCCAAGGCGCGCCGCGCGGAGCTGCTGCGTGAGGCGCACCGGATGGGCTGGCACGCGGGCAACTGGGGCAAGCCCCGGCCGGTGGCCAAAATGGACGAGGTGGCCGCACGGCTGGGGAACCGGGCGCTGGTCAGCTTCGCCGCGTCGGCCGACGAGCTGGTCGCGGTGGTGGTGCTCGACGGCGGTGCCAGCATCGTCCGCCTCGGCTCGGCCGAGCGGGCCGCGGAGAGCGCGCGCATGCTCAACGTGGACCTCAACGCGATGGCCCCCGACCACACCCCGGCGCCGCTCGCCGAGGTGATCATGACCTCCGCGCGACGGCAGGCCGAACGCCTCGACGAGCAGCTGGTGCGGCCCCTGCTGGCGGTCACCGGCGAGCGTGACCTGGTGATCGTGCCGACGGGCGGGCTCTATGCGGTGCCGTGGGGGGTGCTGCCGAGCCTGCACTACCGGCCCACCGTGGTGGCGCCGTCGGCCACCGCGTGGCTGTCCGCCGAACTGGCCGGTGCCGGGCGCGCGCGCAAGGTGGTGCTGGTCCGCGGGCCCGGGCTGCCCGCCGCGCGGGCCGAGATCGACAAGCTGGCCACGCACTACCGCACGTCGAAGCAGCTGTCCGGCCAGGGTGCCACCGCCACGGCCGTGCTCCCGGCGGTGGACGGCGCGAAGCTGGCGCACATCGCCGCGCACGGCGCGCACGAGCCGGAGAACGCGCTGTTCTCGCGGCTGGAACTGGCCGACGGCGCGATGTTCGCGCACGAGATGGCCGGGCTGCGCCGCCCGCCGCGGCAGGTGGTGCTGGCCGCGTGCGAGCTGGCACTGAACCGGATCCGGCCGGGTGACGAGGCGCTCGGCTTCGCCAGCGCGCTGCTGGCCAGCGGTTCGCAGACGGTGATCGCGCCGCTGAGCAAGGTCGGCGACCAGTCCTCGGCGGCGGCCATGGACGACTACCACCGCGCCCTGGCCGGCGGCGCCAGCCCGGCGGTCGCCTTGGCGGACGCGATCGCGGTGGACCCGATGCGCCGCCCCTTCGTCTGCCTGGGCGCCGGATAA
- a CDS encoding 4-hydroxybenzoate 3-monooxygenase yields MATRTRVAIIGAGPAGLLLSHLLHLEGIESVLVERQSAEYVRARIRAGILEASTVELLKEAGVGDRLAAESMEHRGIHLQWPGERHHLDFVRLAGRSVSVYGQTEVTKDLMLARERAGRQAFYEASEVELHDVGTDRPSVTFVDSDGRPQRLEAEVIAGCDGFHGPSRASIPDPATWEREYPFAWLGVLADVAPSTDELIYAWHPDGFAMHSMRSPRVSRFYLQVRPDEDISEWSDDRIWTALTTRLEAGQPGWRLETGPITEKSVLPMRSFVATPMRHGRLFLAGDAAHIVPPTGAKGLNLAVADVALLARALTAWLREGSAELAESYSDTALRRVWRCTHFSWWMTTMLHRHGDDFDAQLQLSQLRRTVSSEAAATELAENYAGLPIGYR; encoded by the coding sequence ATGGCGACGCGAACCAGAGTGGCGATCATCGGGGCCGGTCCGGCCGGGCTGCTGCTGTCCCACCTGCTCCACCTCGAAGGCATCGAGTCGGTGCTGGTCGAACGGCAGAGCGCGGAGTACGTGCGTGCCCGCATCCGTGCCGGCATTCTCGAGGCGTCCACGGTGGAACTGCTCAAGGAGGCGGGCGTCGGCGACCGGCTGGCCGCCGAGTCGATGGAGCACCGCGGCATCCACCTGCAGTGGCCCGGCGAACGTCACCACCTCGACTTCGTCCGCCTCGCCGGGCGCTCGGTCTCGGTGTACGGGCAGACCGAGGTCACCAAGGACCTGATGCTCGCGCGTGAACGGGCCGGGCGGCAGGCCTTCTACGAAGCGTCCGAAGTGGAGCTACACGACGTCGGCACGGACCGGCCGTCGGTGACCTTTGTGGACAGTGACGGGCGGCCGCAGCGCCTGGAGGCCGAGGTGATCGCCGGGTGCGACGGGTTCCACGGCCCGAGCCGAGCGTCCATTCCGGACCCGGCTACCTGGGAACGCGAATACCCGTTCGCCTGGCTCGGCGTGCTGGCCGACGTCGCGCCGTCCACCGACGAGCTGATCTACGCGTGGCACCCCGACGGTTTTGCCATGCACAGCATGCGGTCGCCGCGCGTGAGCCGGTTCTACCTCCAGGTGCGGCCGGACGAGGACATCAGCGAATGGAGCGACGACCGGATCTGGACGGCGCTGACCACGCGCCTGGAGGCCGGGCAGCCGGGCTGGCGGCTGGAAACCGGCCCGATCACCGAGAAGAGCGTGCTGCCGATGCGCAGCTTCGTCGCCACGCCGATGCGGCACGGCAGGCTGTTCCTGGCCGGGGACGCCGCGCACATCGTGCCGCCGACCGGTGCGAAGGGGCTCAATCTCGCCGTCGCCGACGTCGCGCTGCTGGCGCGGGCGCTGACCGCCTGGCTGCGCGAGGGCTCGGCGGAGCTCGCCGAGTCCTATTCGGACACCGCGCTGCGCCGGGTCTGGCGGTGCACGCACTTCTCCTGGTGGATGACCACCATGCTGCACCGCCACGGTGACGACTTCGACGCGCAGCTGCAGCTGTCGCAGCTGCGCCGCACGGTCAGCTCGGAGGCCGCCGCCACCGAACTCGCGGAAAACTACGCGGGCCTGCCGATCGGATACCGGTAA
- a CDS encoding PPOX class F420-dependent oxidoreductase, translating to MSFTTAELEFLAEHDLGRMATVQPDGTLQASPVGYQFNAEHGSIDVRGFNLAKSRKFRNIAANGRVAFVVDDRPSLDPPRVRCLEIRGRAEAITGIDPDGHLDGSVIRIHPERIISFGIDEPDTEPHQLTAYNRNVT from the coding sequence ATGTCCTTCACCACCGCGGAACTCGAGTTCCTCGCCGAGCACGACCTCGGCCGGATGGCCACCGTCCAGCCGGATGGCACCCTGCAGGCCAGCCCGGTCGGTTACCAGTTCAACGCCGAGCACGGCAGCATCGACGTCCGGGGGTTCAACCTGGCGAAGAGCCGGAAGTTCCGCAACATCGCGGCCAACGGCCGGGTCGCCTTCGTGGTCGACGACCGGCCGTCGCTCGATCCGCCGCGCGTGCGCTGCCTGGAGATCCGCGGCCGCGCCGAGGCGATCACCGGCATCGACCCGGACGGGCACCTCGACGGCTCGGTCATCCGCATCCACCCCGAGCGGATCATCAGCTTCGGCATCGACGAGCCGGACACCGAGCCCCACCAGCTCACCGCGTACAACCGGAACGTGACCTAG
- a CDS encoding winged helix-turn-helix transcriptional regulator yields MTAPKPGTPVRGSATGRPIMAALDLLGRRWALRVIWELHQSGAGFRELQRRCERMSSSVLTTRLAELTDAGLVTLDGDGYHLTPLGTELVAALLPLEAWSQTWAARQA; encoded by the coding sequence GTGACGGCACCCAAACCGGGCACACCGGTTCGCGGCTCGGCCACCGGGCGGCCGATCATGGCCGCGCTGGACCTGCTCGGCAGGCGGTGGGCGCTGCGCGTGATCTGGGAACTGCACCAGAGCGGCGCCGGATTCCGCGAACTGCAACGCCGCTGCGAGCGGATGTCGTCGAGCGTGCTGACCACCCGGCTCGCCGAACTCACCGACGCCGGGCTGGTCACGCTCGACGGCGACGGGTACCACCTCACGCCACTGGGCACCGAGCTGGTCGCCGCGTTGCTGCCGCTGGAAGCCTGGTCACAGACCTGGGCCGCGCGGCAGGCCTGA
- a CDS encoding IS481 family transposase, which translates to MSHPNATLTPRTRLRLARLIVEQGWGPAEAAKMFMVAVKTARKWAERYRTEGEAGMADRSSRPHHSPARTPEPLVRQIVRLRWRHRLGPVQIAGRLGLAASTVHAVLVRCRINRLRRIDRVTGEPLRRYEHPHPGSLIHVDVTKFGNIPDGGGHRYVGRQQGARNKRTTPNLPRGNDYKPRTGTAFLHTVIDDHSRLAYAEIHADEKTPAATAVLRRAVAWFAEHGVHVERVLSDNGSAYRSHTWRDTCTELGITPKRTRPYRPQTNGKIERFHRTLAEGWAYARYYPTETARRAALPGWLHFYNHHRPHSSTGGQPPITRLTNLPGHHS; encoded by the coding sequence ATGTCCCACCCTAATGCCACTTTGACCCCGCGAACCCGGCTCCGGCTGGCGCGCCTGATCGTCGAGCAGGGCTGGGGACCGGCCGAGGCCGCAAAGATGTTCATGGTCGCGGTCAAGACCGCCCGCAAGTGGGCCGAGCGCTACCGCACCGAGGGCGAGGCCGGGATGGCCGATCGCAGCTCACGCCCGCACCACAGCCCCGCCCGAACACCCGAACCCCTCGTGCGGCAGATCGTGCGGCTGCGCTGGCGACACCGGCTGGGCCCGGTCCAGATCGCCGGCCGGCTCGGGCTAGCCGCCTCGACGGTGCACGCGGTCCTGGTGCGCTGCCGGATCAACCGGCTCCGCCGCATCGACAGGGTCACCGGCGAACCCCTGCGCCGCTACGAACACCCCCATCCCGGCTCACTGATCCACGTCGACGTCACCAAATTCGGCAACATCCCCGACGGTGGCGGCCACCGCTACGTCGGCCGCCAGCAAGGCGCCCGCAACAAACGAACCACCCCGAACCTGCCCCGCGGCAACGACTACAAACCCCGCACCGGCACCGCGTTCCTGCACACCGTCATCGACGACCACTCGCGCCTGGCCTACGCCGAAATCCACGCCGACGAAAAGACCCCGGCCGCCACCGCCGTCCTGCGCCGGGCCGTGGCCTGGTTCGCCGAGCACGGAGTCCACGTCGAACGCGTCCTCTCCGACAACGGCTCCGCCTACCGTTCCCACACCTGGCGCGACACCTGCACCGAACTCGGCATCACACCGAAACGCACCCGCCCCTACCGGCCACAAACCAACGGCAAGATCGAACGCTTCCACCGCACCCTCGCCGAAGGCTGGGCCTACGCCCGCTACTACCCCACCGAAACCGCACGCCGAGCAGCCCTACCAGGCTGGCTCCACTTCTACAATCACCACCGACCCCACTCATCCACCGGAGGCCAGCCACCCATCACCCGCCTGACCAACCTCCCTGGACATCACAGCTAG
- a CDS encoding NAD-dependent epimerase/dehydratase family protein, whose translation MRILVLGATGHGSGWIAAEGAVRGHEVICAARGRSGTVPPGARLVKVDRSRPGALAPLAGQRFDAVVDVAYGALGWVREALATLDAGHWTFVSSINTYADTATQHQTADAPQVPPVYEEERVDLADTTPEHYGGIEVASEHAVRDTMGARSLIVRPGPISGPGDKTDRFAYWAGRCHRGGPVVVPDDPAQPIQHLDARDLARWVITAAEQRLTGAFDAVGPVRDFLGTLTEIAAVVGRADTELVPIAPADLLAAGVHHWQGPASLPMWLPEPFYGLVSHDWRATRDAGLTIRPFADTVHAALEEDLRRGNRPRAAGLTDEEHAALLS comes from the coding sequence ATGAGAATCCTCGTGCTGGGCGCCACCGGCCACGGTTCGGGCTGGATCGCGGCGGAAGGCGCGGTGCGCGGCCACGAAGTGATCTGCGCGGCCCGCGGCCGGTCCGGCACGGTGCCGCCCGGCGCCCGTCTGGTCAAAGTGGACAGATCGCGGCCGGGCGCACTGGCCCCGCTCGCCGGGCAGCGCTTCGACGCGGTGGTCGACGTGGCCTACGGCGCGCTCGGCTGGGTCCGCGAAGCGCTGGCCACGCTCGACGCCGGGCACTGGACGTTCGTCTCCAGCATCAACACCTACGCCGACACCGCGACGCAGCACCAGACCGCCGACGCCCCGCAGGTACCGCCCGTCTACGAAGAGGAACGCGTCGATCTCGCGGACACCACGCCGGAGCACTACGGCGGTATCGAGGTGGCCAGCGAACACGCGGTGCGTGACACGATGGGCGCGCGCTCGCTGATCGTCCGCCCTGGGCCGATCAGCGGGCCCGGCGACAAAACCGACCGGTTCGCCTACTGGGCCGGGCGGTGTCACCGCGGCGGCCCGGTGGTGGTGCCGGACGACCCCGCCCAGCCCATCCAGCACCTGGACGCCCGCGACCTCGCGCGCTGGGTGATCACCGCCGCCGAGCAGCGGCTCACCGGCGCCTTCGACGCCGTCGGCCCGGTGCGTGATTTCCTGGGCACCTTGACCGAAATCGCCGCCGTCGTGGGCCGGGCCGACACCGAGCTGGTGCCAATCGCCCCCGCGGACCTGCTCGCGGCCGGGGTGCACCACTGGCAGGGCCCGGCGTCGCTGCCCATGTGGCTCCCGGAACCCTTCTACGGCTTGGTTTCACACGACTGGCGCGCCACCCGTGATGCCGGGCTGACCATCCGGCCGTTCGCCGACACCGTGCACGCCGCCCTGGAGGAGGACCTGCGCCGGGGCAACCGTCCCCGCGCCGCGGGCCTCACCGACGAGGAACACGCCGCGTTGCTCAGCTGA
- a CDS encoding IclR family transcriptional regulator: MGESVVSRVVRIVETFGSDTPALRVSDVARRAGLHVATASRLIEELCRHGWLERDDDRHVRIGVRLWELASRASPTLGLREAAMPFMEDLHAVVGHHTQLGVRQGHEVLFVERLSAPNAVLNITRVAGRLPLHVSSSGLVLLAHAPAEVQEEVLAGPLPPRTPNTPAAVTEPAGLRRLLAGIRRDGYVVCPGFIDRETAGVAVPLRGPGEQVVAALSVIVPNDRHARAQVPALRAAAHGVSRVMSSR; this comes from the coding sequence ATGGGTGAGTCCGTGGTGTCCAGGGTGGTGCGCATCGTGGAGACCTTCGGCTCGGACACGCCCGCGCTGCGCGTTTCCGACGTCGCACGCCGGGCGGGGCTGCACGTGGCGACGGCGTCCCGGCTGATCGAGGAGCTGTGCCGCCACGGCTGGCTCGAACGCGACGACGACCGCCACGTTCGCATCGGCGTCCGGCTGTGGGAACTGGCCTCGCGGGCCTCGCCGACCCTCGGGCTGCGCGAGGCCGCGATGCCGTTCATGGAGGACCTGCACGCGGTGGTCGGGCACCACACGCAGCTCGGCGTGCGCCAGGGGCACGAAGTGCTGTTCGTGGAACGGCTTTCGGCGCCGAACGCGGTACTCAACATCACCAGGGTGGCCGGGCGGCTGCCGCTGCACGTGTCGTCGTCGGGGCTGGTGCTGCTCGCACACGCCCCGGCCGAGGTGCAGGAGGAGGTGCTGGCCGGGCCGCTGCCACCGCGGACGCCGAACACCCCGGCCGCGGTCACCGAGCCGGCCGGGCTGCGGCGGCTGCTGGCCGGGATCCGGCGCGACGGGTACGTGGTGTGCCCCGGCTTCATCGACCGGGAGACCGCCGGGGTCGCGGTGCCGCTGCGCGGCCCGGGCGAGCAGGTGGTGGCGGCGCTGTCGGTGATCGTGCCGAACGACCGCCACGCCAGGGCGCAGGTCCCGGCGCTGCGGGCGGCCGCGCACGGCGTTTCCCGGGTGATGTCCTCTCGCTGA
- a CDS encoding serine hydrolase domain-containing protein, whose protein sequence is MIEGTVAPGFEDVREAFALDHGGGAQLAVYQHGELVADLWTGWARDRVAVTMSCTKALVAICAHLLAERGELDLDAPVTRYWPEFGTEMPVLYLLSHRAGLPAFHLDGTDLLDWDRCTAELAALTPEWVPGKAFAYHSTTYGFLVGEVIRRVTGSTPGRFFDAEIARPLGLDLWIGLPEAQEHRVAPIGPNRTVLAELLATRAGRAAEIPSANGIGDARSLAALYSSVLNGLLKPATLDRACVPQTDGLPTPVEMPHPQRFSLGFELTRSASPLLGPASFGHAGAGGRLGFADRDSGLAVAYLCEYSGWNPGRGPDERWLPWLTALRSHHTHRA, encoded by the coding sequence ATGATCGAGGGAACCGTCGCGCCGGGGTTCGAGGACGTGCGCGAGGCGTTCGCGCTGGACCACGGCGGTGGCGCGCAGCTGGCCGTCTACCAGCACGGTGAACTGGTGGCAGACCTCTGGACCGGCTGGGCGCGCGACCGCGTCGCGGTCACCATGTCGTGCACCAAGGCGCTGGTGGCGATCTGCGCGCACCTGCTCGCCGAACGCGGGGAACTGGACCTGGACGCGCCGGTCACGCGGTACTGGCCCGAATTCGGTACCGAGATGCCGGTTTTGTACCTGTTGTCCCATCGCGCGGGCCTGCCCGCCTTCCACCTCGACGGCACGGACCTGCTCGATTGGGACCGCTGCACCGCGGAACTGGCCGCGCTGACGCCGGAATGGGTGCCCGGCAAGGCTTTCGCGTACCACTCGACCACGTACGGCTTCCTGGTCGGCGAGGTGATCCGGCGGGTCACCGGCAGCACGCCCGGCCGGTTCTTCGACGCGGAAATCGCCCGCCCGCTCGGGCTCGACCTGTGGATCGGCCTGCCCGAAGCGCAGGAGCACCGCGTCGCGCCGATCGGTCCGAACCGGACAGTGCTGGCCGAGCTGCTGGCCACGCGGGCCGGCCGGGCCGCGGAAATCCCGTCGGCCAACGGAATCGGGGACGCGCGCTCGCTGGCCGCGCTGTACTCGTCAGTCCTCAATGGACTGCTGAAACCGGCGACGCTGGACCGGGCTTGTGTGCCGCAGACCGACGGGCTGCCCACGCCGGTGGAAATGCCGCACCCGCAACGGTTCTCGCTCGGTTTCGAACTGACGCGCAGCGCGTCGCCGCTGCTCGGCCCGGCGTCGTTCGGGCACGCCGGGGCCGGTGGCAGGCTGGGTTTCGCCGACCGGGACTCCGGCCTGGCCGTGGCCTACCTGTGCGAGTACTCCGGCTGGAACCCCGGGCGCGGGCCGGACGAGCGATGGCTGCCGTGGCTGACCGCACTCCGTTCCCACCACACGCACCGGGCGTGA